The genomic interval CCCGCAGGAACATCTTCAATGGCTACCGACAAATTCGTAGAAGCGAACGGCCTTCGACTGCATTATCTCGATCATGGCGGCGACGGGCTGCCATGGCTCGGGTGTATTCACGGGCTGTCCGGCAATGCGCACAATTTCGACCGGCTCGCACCAAAGCTCACGGCCAGGTATCACGTGATCGCGCTCGACGTGCGCGGCCGCGGCGACAGCGCATGGGGCGCGCCCACGGAATATCTGCCGCAGCATTATGTGAACGATGCCGCGCAAATGTTCGACGCGATTGGCATCCAGCGTCTGACGCTTATCGGCACTTCGATGGGCGGCACGATCTCGATGATGTACGCGGGTGGATGGTCGAATCGCGTCGATAAGCTGGTGCTCAACGACATCGGACCCGACATAGATCCCGCCGGTGCGGCGCGGATCACTGCATACTTCGGCGAGGCTCCGCAGCGCTTCGCCGATATTGCCGAGGTCGCGGCGTACTATCGCGCCAACTATCCCGCGCTTGCGAACCTGCCGGAAAACGAGTTGCAGGAGCAGGTGCAATGGTCCGTGAAGCCCGCGCCTGAGGGCGGTCTCGTGTGGAAGCTCGACCCCGCGATCCGACGGCCGATCCGCGGCGGCACCGCGCAGCAGCGGCTGGATTTGTGGGTGCCGTTCGCGCGAATCACGGCGCCGATCCTGGTCCTCCGCGGCGCCACGAGCGACATCCTCTCGGCGCGGACGGCGGCTTTGATGCGCTCGACGCACGAGGGCGTCGAGGTGGTCGAGATTTCCGGGGTCGGCCACGCGCCGTCGATGCTCGAGGCTGAATCTCAGGCGGCACTCGGCAGATTTCTCGGTCTTTAGCCGCTCTAAACCGCCCCTCGCCGCATTGCCGTGGCGAAATCACGTAAGCCGCAGAATTGCGCAAAAGG from Candidatus Binataceae bacterium carries:
- a CDS encoding alpha/beta hydrolase produces the protein MATDKFVEANGLRLHYLDHGGDGLPWLGCIHGLSGNAHNFDRLAPKLTARYHVIALDVRGRGDSAWGAPTEYLPQHYVNDAAQMFDAIGIQRLTLIGTSMGGTISMMYAGGWSNRVDKLVLNDIGPDIDPAGAARITAYFGEAPQRFADIAEVAAYYRANYPALANLPENELQEQVQWSVKPAPEGGLVWKLDPAIRRPIRGGTAQQRLDLWVPFARITAPILVLRGATSDILSARTAALMRSTHEGVEVVEISGVGHAPSMLEAESQAALGRFLGL